The following proteins are encoded in a genomic region of Oncorhynchus kisutch isolate 150728-3 linkage group LG6, Okis_V2, whole genome shotgun sequence:
- the LOC109892354 gene encoding MORN repeat-containing protein 5 yields the protein MATSSHNLLAAETRQLSAKLTSVFHCNFIANMEFTGSSYTGAFKNGRMEGEGEYKFPTETRYVGDMKDGMFHGKGVLYFPNGSKYEGTWEKGISKQGKYTFSDGLEYQEKDWDFCDGYDRQFYTERCNGLKPAGESQLTDLDPPRVIPDGCYDCGDGFYDPNTRVITDYEHQFLRNADDYEREWIVSTCRKSWDEIVGHSPDN from the exons ATGGCGACGTCGTCACACAACCTGCTTGCTGCAGAAACCAGACAGCTGTCAGCTAAGCTAACCTCTGTTTTTCATTGTAACTTCATAGCAAATATGGAGTTCACAGGTAGCAGTTACACTGGAGCCTTCAAGAATGGCAg gatggagggagaaggagagtatAAATTCCCCACAGAGACAAGATATGTTGGGGATATGAAGGATGGCATGTTCCATGGAAAAGGTGTTCTCTATTTTCCAAATGGAAGCAAATATGAAGGAACTTGGGAGAAAGGGATATCCAAACAG GGAAAGTATACCTTCTCTGATGGGCTGGAGTACCAGGAGAAGGACTGGGACTTCTGTGATGGTTATGACAGACAGTTCTACACTGAGAGGTGCAATGGACTCAAACCTGCAG GGGAGTCTCAGCTGACAGACCTGGACCCGCCGCGTGTCATCCCAGATGGCTGCTATGACTGTGGGGACGGCTTCTACGACCCCAACACCAGGGTTATCACTGACTATGAGCATCAATTCCTGAGGAACGCAG ATGACTATGAACGAGAGTGGATTGTGTCCACTTGTCGGAAGAGCTGGGATGAGATCGTTGGACATTCACCTGACAACTAG